CGATGATGATCAACTTGATCGTCTTACCCGCAGATTCCAGATCGGAAATCTTGTTGCGGACACTACGGACCAGGTTGCCGTTAAAACCACCGCACAGACCGCGGTCGGACGATACAACAACCAACAGATGCGTATCGTCTTTCCCCGTCCCGGCAAGCAGCTTGGGCGCGTTTGCGCCCGTGGCTCCGGCTGCCAGCGAGGCCAGCATCCGCTCCATCCGCTCAGCATAGGGCCGAGCGGCTTCAGCGGACTGCTGTGCCTTGCGCAGCTTCGCAGCGGCGACCATTTTCATGGCCGATGTGATCCGCTGCGTCGACTGCACACTGGCAATCCGGCTCCGAAGTTCCTTCAGGCTTGCCATTTGTTAGCGTCCTTTCGGTTCCTCTAAGGTTACCGGGTCGGGATTAAGCGAAGGTCCGTGCGAAACCGTCGAGCAGAGCTTTCACCTTGCCCTCAATCTCGTCGTTCCAAGCGCCGGTGGCGTTCAGTTCATCGAGCAGGTCTTTATTTTCCGCACGGGCATGTTCCAGCAGCTTTTCTTCGAAGCGACGAACATCTTTCAGTTCGAGGCTGTCGAGATAGCCTTTGGTACCGGCATAGATGGAAACAACCTGTTCTGCGACGGACAGCGGCGAATACTGCCGCTGTTTCAGCAGTTCGGTCAGGCGTGCACCACGAGCCAGCAGCTTCTGCGTGGACGCGTCCAGGTCGGATGCGAACTGTGCGAAAGCTTCCATCTCACGATACTGGGCCAGTTCCAGCTTGATCGTACCGGCAACTTTCTTCATCGCCTTGGTCTGTGCAGCGGACCCCACACGGGAGACCGACAGACCGACGTTAATTGCCGGACGGATACCTTTGTAGAACAGATCGGTTTCCAGGAAGATCTGACCGTCGGTGATGGAGATCACGTTGGTCGGGATAAACGCGGAAACGTCGTTGCCCTGGGTTTCAATGATCGGCAGAGCCGTCAGGGAACCAGCACCGTTGTCGTCATTCAACTTCGCCGCACGCTCCAGCAGGCGGGAGTGAATGTAGAAGACGTCACCCGGATATGCTTCACGGCCCGGCGGGCGGCGCAGCAACAGGGACATCTGACGATAAGCGGTAGCCTGCTTGGACAGGTCATCATAGATGATCAGGCCGTGCATGCCGTTGTCACGGAAGTATTCGCCCATCGCGCAACCGGCGTAAGGAGCCAGATACTGCAGCGGGGCCGGGTCGGAAGCAGTCGCCGCAACAACGATGGAGTATTCCATCGCACCGGCTTCTTCCAGGACCTTCACGACCTGTGCAACGGTGGAACGCTTCTGACCGACCACAACGTAGATGCAGTACAGTTTCTTGCCTTCGTCGTTGCCGGCGTTAACCTGCTTCTGGTTCAGGATCGCGTCGATCGCAACAGCGGTCTTACCGGTCTGACGGTCACCAATGATCAGCTCACGCTGGCCACGGCCAACCGGAACCAGGCTGTCCAGTGCCTTAATACCGGTCTGGACCGGTTCGTGCACGGATTTACGCGGGATGATACCCGGCGCCTTGATTTCCACCAGACGACGTTCGTCGCTTTCGATCGGGCCCTTGCCGTCGATCGGGTTGCCCAGACCGTCGACAACGCGACCCAGCAGGCCTTTGCCTACGGGCACGTCAACGATGGCGCCGGTACGCTTGACGGTGTAGCCTTCTTTAATGGCGCGGTCGTCACCGAAGATCACAATACCAACGTTATCGGATTCCAGGTTGAGTGCCATCCCTTTGATGCCACCCGGGAATTCGACCATCTCACCGGCCTGGACATTGTCGAGCCCATGCACGCGGGCGACACCGTCACCGACGGAGATGACCTGGCCAACTTCTGCGACGTCGGCTTCGGTGCCGAAATTCGCGATCTGGTCCTTGAGAATTGCGGAGATTTCCGCGGCGCGGAGTTCCATCCTCTAAGCTCCCTTCATTGCAAGCTTGAGTTTCTGCAGCTGCGTGCTAACGGACGAATCCACCATCTGGCTGCCGATTTTCACGACGAGGCCACCGATGAGATCCGGGTTTACGGAATGATTGACAGCCACCTTTTTGCCAACGGCTTGCTTCAGGGCCTTTTCAATGGCCGCGATGCGCGTTTTTGTTAGGCTTTTGGCAGATGTCACGTCGGCAGTCACCTCACCACGGCTGGAAGCCAGCATGGCAAGATACGCCTTAATCATGGCACGCAGCGCGAACAAACGACGATTCGCCGCCACGTAACCCACGAAATTCTTGGTCAGATCATTGGCACCTGCCTTTTCAAGCAGAGCGGCAACGGCCTTCCCCTGTTCCTCTCGACTGATCACCGGGCTGCGAACCAGCCTCCGGAAATCCTCACTTTCGTCGAGCATTGTTTCGACCTGATGCAAGTCATCGGCAACTGTATCCAGCTGCTTCTGTTCGCTCGCAAGATCGAAGAGCGCTGTCGCGTAGCGATCAGCAATCTCTTTAACGCCACCTGAGGCTGCCACGGCTGAGAGACCCCTCTTTATGGAAAAACCCTAGTAATTAGCCATGAAAGCAGGCCGCCGAAGAAATCTTCGAACGAGTGCCCACCTCCCTGAGGCGCGCATGCTTTAGCACAGGGGTTTGAGGCTTGCAATATGAGTCGCTCCAGATTTTTAAGCCTCTCCCTGGACTTCTTCAAAACAAAGGCGATTTTCATGTCGCAACCGGTAAAATGGGAATTGACCTCCCCCCTTGCAGACGGTTTACAAATCCACCACCTGAAACGCAGCGATTCTATCGCGTTGCATCAACGTCGCGCCCTGCGCACCTTCAATACAACTTACCAAGACAACAAGGATCCCCCATGCTTCGTTATGTAAAATGTGTCGGCCTGGCCGCCGTGCTGTGCACTGGTCTGGCCACTCCTCTTTTTGCCCAGGATGCCGCAACCGGTGTCGTCAAAGACCGCCAGGAGGCCATGAAGCAGATCGGTGCCGCCATGAAGGTTCTTGTAAAAACCGTCAAAGGTGAAGACGAGACCGATGCAACAGCCCTTAAAGCGGCAGCCCTCAGCATCAGTGACCATGCGGGCGACAAATTCACCGCCCTGTTCCCCGAAGGCAGCCTGGGCCACCCCAGCGAGGCAAAAGCGGAAATCTGGCAGGACTGGCCCCGTTTCGAAACGCTATCCGGCGACCTGCTGGCAAATGCCATCGACCTTGCCAAGAACATCGAGGAGACGGGTCAGCTCAACAAGGCCGCCTTCATGAAAGTCGCCGGCACCTGCCGGGATTGCCACCAGACCTTCCGCGAAAAAGACTGACCTTACGCAGGCTTAAAGAAAACTGTAAGGGTCCACATCTACCTGGACCCTTACATTTGACGGTATCTTCAGCGGCTCCAGCCAGGCCCTTAGCACCTTCTGGATGCTGATTCCCTTGTCCACCTTCAACAAAAGCCGCCTGCGGTGCCGACCGCGCAGCAAGGCCATCGGCGCCGGAGCTGGCCCCAACGTCAGAATGCCTTCCCCGTAAGGCGCGGTCCGGGCGAGCATATTCGTCACATCGTCGACGTTACGCTCATCAAGGCCCGACACGATCACCCCCGCCAGACGGCCAAAAGGCGGCATGGTTGCCATTTCACGCATCTCCGCCTCTGCGGCGAGAAAGCCGTCGCGATCCCCTTCGGCCAGCGCCTGCATGACCGGATTTTCCACATTGGTCGTCTGGATCAGGACATGCCCCGGCTTGCCGTGACGGCCGGCGCGGCCCGCCACCTGATGCAGCAATTGATAGGTTCTCTCCGACGCCCGCAGGTCGCCACCGGCCAGCCCGATATCCGCATCGATCACCCCGACCAATGTCAGATCGGGAAAGTGATAGCCCTTGGCGACAATCTGGGTGCCGATAATCAGGTTGGTCTCATTGCTGGTCACCCGTTCGACAAAGGCCGCGGCGGCGGCCGGACCATAGAGCGTATCGGAGGTGACCATCTCCAACCGCGCATCGGGCAGGATTTCCGATACTTCCTCCGCAAGACGCTCCACCCCCGGACCGCAGGCGCGAAAACTGTCTTCCGCCCCGCATTCGGGACAGGCATCCGGTTTACGCTCCACATGACCGCAGTGATGACATTCCAGACGTTTGGAAAAACGATGCTCTACCAGCCAGGAGGTGCAATTGGGGCAGGCCATCCGGTGACCGCAACTGTCACACAGGGTCAGCGGTGCATAGCCCCGGCGGTTCAGGAACAGCATCGCCTGCTCCCCCCGCGCCAGCGTTTCCTCCAGCGCGGTGACCAGGGGCGGCGAAATCCATCGCTGCCGCCCCGGCGAATCTTTCAAGGTATCGACCAGTTTGATTTCCGGCAGTTCCGCCACGCCGTGGCGCTCCGGCAGGTGCAGCCGCTCATAGCGGCCCTGCTGAACATTGACCACCGTCTCCAGCGACGGTGTCGCCGAGGCCAGGATTACCGGACAGGAAGCCCCCTGCCCCCGCACCACCGACATGTCCCTGGCGTGGTAAATCACGCCGTCTTCCTGTTTGAAGGAACTGTCATGTTCCTCATCGACAACAATCAGGCCGAGATCGGGAAAAGGCAGATGCAGTGCAGACCGCGCGCCGACCAGAACCTTCACCTTGCCTTGGGCAACCGCCTTCCAGGTGTCACGCCGTTTGGCCCCGGTCAGGTCCGAATGCCATTCCGCCGGTGCGGCCCCGAATCTGTCTTCAAAGCGGGAAAGCCACTGCGCGGACAGGGCAATCTCCGGCAACATCACCAGCGCCTGACGCCCCTGGCGCAGGCATTCGGCAATCGCCTCGTAATAAACCTCCGTCTTCCCCGACCCCGTAACCCCGTCGAGCAGGGTCACCGAAAAGGACTTGTCGCGAACCTTGGCCACCAACTGTCCGGAAGCTTCCTGCTGAAGTGCGGAAAGCGCCGGCCCCTGGCAGTCGGCATCCGGTTGCGGCCAGTTGCTGCCGGGGTCGATAGCCACCGCCTGCAGAACCCCGCCGTCGGCCAGCCCCTTGACCACGCCGGAGGAGACCCCGGCCTCCTGCGCGAGGTCAGCCGCCGTCCTGGCAGGGCCGTCCTGCAGCAATGCCAGCACGCGGCTTCGTGCGGCAGTCATGCGAATTTCGGGTGGATTGTCCGCAAGCATGTAGACGATACGCGGTTTGACCGGCTCAAAGACGCTCGAAACACTCATCCCCATCCGCAGGACCGATCCCTGCGGCGCAAGGCAATAGGCCGAAACCCAGTCGACAAATTTCCGGTTCGCCTCCGGCAGGGGGGGCATGCGGAAGACCGATTCGATTTCCTTGACCTTCGATTCGTCCAGATCGCTGTCACCCGATTCGGACCAGACGACGCCGACCATCCGCCTGGGGCCAAAAGGAACCGTCACGAAGTCACCGGCAGCGACATCCATGCCTTCCGGCACGCGATAGTCATAGGCCCCTGCCAGTGGCAAGGGCAGGAGAACCTTGACCCGGCGGCTATCATTCGCGAAAAGGTCTGTCGAACTGGAAGCGTGGGACTTCATGAGGTAAGTTCCGGGTTAAGTACTCTGGCTGGTCATGGCTACTGGCCTGGGCCACCCTTCCGACACTAGCACGAGCAAACGGATAAGCGACCCATGAAATTCTTTATCGATACCGCTGACATCGACGAAATCAAGGACCTTGCGGCAACAGGTCTGGTTGACGGCGTAACTACCAACCCTTCGCTGGTGGCACAATCCGGCCGTGACTTTTTTGAAGTCATCAAGGAAATCGCCGGTGTCGTCGACGGCCCGGTTAGCGCCGAGACGGTCGCAACCGACCACGAGACCATGCTGAAGGAAGGCCTGAAGCTGGCCAAACTGGCCGACAACATCACCGTCAAAGTTCCCCTGACGGTTGACGGTCTGAAAACCTGTAAGGCGCTGAGCGACGATGGCATCAAGGTGAATGTCACCCTGTGCTTCTCCGCCGGTCAGGCGCTGCTGGCGGCAAAAGCCGGTGCGGCGTTCATCTCGCCCTTCGTCGGCCGTCTGGACGACATCGGCTTCGACGGTCTGGACCTGATTGCAGAAATCTGCACCATCTATGGCAACTACGATTTCGATACCGAAGTCCTGGTCGCCAGTGTTCGCGGTCCGCTGCATGTAATCGACGCCGCCAAGATGGGCGCGGACGTTGCAACCGTACCGCCGAAAGTCCTGCGTCAGCTTTATAACCACCCGCTGACCGACAAAGGCCTGGATGCCTTCCTGAAGGACTGGGCCGCGACCGGCCAGACAATTCTCTAACTCTCGACGGTACAGCATAAACGGGCGGGGAGGTCCGACGATGAACCAAGGAAACGCCGAACAGGGCTTTCCCGAAGATTTGACGGACGCGCAGGTAAAGGCCTACCTGCGCGCCCACCCAGACTTTCTGGTTCGCCATGCGGACCTCTTCCGTACCCTGACGCCGCCCGCCCGTGAACTGGGCGACGGCATCACTGACCTGCAGCAGGCGATGATCGACTACCTGCGCGAACAGGTCAGCAAGACCGAAGACCTTGCCCAACTGCTGATCGACAACAGCCGCGACAATCTCACCTCGCAGACACAGATTCACGAATGCGTGCTGGGGCTGCTGGCTGCCGCCTCCTTCGAGGAACTGATCGAGACAGTCACAACAGACCTCGCGGTTTATTTGAACCTGGACGTTGCCGCCCTCTGCATCGAGGCGGAAGACGGCCTCGGCCTTGAGATCGACGGATTGCGCAGTGTCTCGCCCGGAACGGTTGATGCGCTCGTGCCTGAAGAACATCCCGTCGATCTTCGCGGCGAAATCAACGGCAGCCCCGAAATCTTCGGTGGTGCAGCCCCCCTGATCGAATCGCAGGCCCTGGTGCGGTTGAATATCGCCCCGAACACGCCCGCCGCCCTCCTGGCGTTCGGCAGCCGCGACCCGCAACGTTTCAATGCAACACAGGCGACGGAACTGCTTCAGTTTCTGGGACATGCCCTGGCGGAACTGATCCGCATTTGGCTTGCCCTGCCCACCGGTGACGACGAAGAAGAATAGGATTTGCTGCATGACTGATTATGGTCCGGATCGATTGACGGCCCCGCTGACGCAAGGCGTCGACCATGTGGGACTGACCGTTCGCGACCTCAATCAGTCCGTGGATTTCTTCGTCAATTGCCTCGGCTGGGAAATGATCGGGGAAAAGCCCGATTATCCCGCCGTCTTCGTCAGCGACGGCCATATAAAAATCACCCTGTGGCAGGTGCGGGATGCCGATGACTGCGTCTATTTCGACCGCCGGAACAATATCGGCCTGCATCACCTTGCCCTGAAGGTCGACAGTCTTGCCACCCTGCAACGCCTGCACGAGCGGATCGCGGGCTGGGTCGGGGCGATGATCGAATTCTCCCCCGAACCATCAGGCGGCAGCCAGAAAATCCATATGATGATCACCGAACCGGGTGGCAACCGGATTGAATTTGTCTGGGCCCCCAGATAACCCTACACTCCCGCAAAACGCGAATGCCCCACCACATTGCAACGTTTTCCTCTGCGTCAACGGAACTTGTTGCGGCGGCTTAAAAAGCTTGATACATGCAAGGCAACGGTGACCCTGCGTCCGATCGTGACGTGGGGCTTAAAAGGGAACACGGTGAGGCGTACCCAACAGGGACCGAATCCGTGGCTGCCCCCGCAACTGTAACCGGAGTGCATCCCCTCAAAGCCACTGAGCGAACTGCTTGGGAAGGCGGGATGAGACAACCTCCGCGAGCCAGGAGACCTGCCGTTGTCCTGTGATTGCCCCGAAAGAGGAAATCACATGTTTCGTCCGGACGCCGGGGTGAGCGTCTGCGTCGCGGAAGACAGCAGGCCAGCCCTATCGTTTTCCAAGCCGCCATGTCCCCCGCGTCTCCTTTAGTCACGCCCGATAAACGGGTCGTATTTGATATATTGGGAGACACGAATTGTTTCATAAAGCTGTGATTGCGGGCCTCACTATGGCCGCCGCCCTCATCGCGACACCTGCCAGCGCACATTTCCAACTCATCTACACGCCCGAGGTCAACCTCGCCCGGCCCGGCACCGTGCCGTTCAAGCTGATCTTCTGGCATCCGTTTGAAAACGGTCACGCCATGGATATGGGCCAACCGGAAGAATTTTTCTACGTCCACAAAGGCAAAAAAACCGACCTGCTGGACAGCTTGAAGCCAATCACCTTCAAGGGCGCGGAAAACGAGGCCGCCGCCTATGAAGCGGACGTAAAAATCAAACGCAGCGGCGATTACATCCTGGTCGTCAAACCCGCGCCGTATCTCGAACAAAGCGAAGATATCTTTATCCAGCAGATCACCAAAAGCTTTGTGAACAAAGGCGGCCTGCCGACGGACTGGATGGAACCGGTCGGCCTGCCGACCGAAATCGTGCCCATGAACAAGCCGACGAATATCCTCGCCGGGTCCACCTTCAGCGGTCGGGTTCTTGCCAACGGCGCGCCGGTTGCCGGTGCGGAGATTGAAATCGAATATATGGCGGCTGAACCCGTCATGACGGAAAACAAGGCAGGCCTGCCAAAGGCCGTCCCCATGCCCGGCGGCGCGGTCGTGGCGATCACCGACGCCAACGGCTATTTCACCTTTGGCATCCCGAAAGCAGGTTTCTGGGGCTTTGCCGCCCTTGGCAGCGGCCCGGAGAAAGAGCATGAGGGCAAGAAGATGTCCCAGGATGCCGTCCTGTGGGTTCGCGCCTACGATATCCAGTAGGTGCAGGGAAGGGGTAAACAGATGCATATTGTCGACGGAGCATTAACAACAGAGGTTGTCGTTACCGGCGGCGTCCTCGCCGCGGGCGGCATCGCAATTGGCCTGAAAAAGCTTTCCATGGAGCAGATTCCGACTGCCGGGGTCCTGAGTGCGACCTTCTTTGTCGCCTCTTTGGTCCATGTACCGATCGGCCCGTCCAGCGTCCACCTGATCATGAACGGGCTTGCCGGTATTGTGCTGGGGTGGGCCGCCTTTCCGGCCTTGTTCGTCGGCCTGCTGCTGCAGGCCGTGTTCTTCGGTTTCGGCGGGCTGACGGTCCTTGGCATAAACACAATCAATATCGCCCTGCCCGCCGTCATCTGCGGATATCTTTGCCGCCGGGGCGTCATGGCCGACAATCCCCGCACAGCCGCCATCTGGGGCGGTGTCGCCGGGGCGCTCGCCATCGCCCTGACAACAGTATTCGTTGCCCTCTCACTGGCGGCATCGGGGGATGAATTCCTGCTCCCCGCGAAAACGGTTTTCTTTGCCCATATTCCGATCATGGCGATCGAGGCGTTTCTGTCAGCGGCAGCCGTCTTCCTGATCCGCCGGGTGAAACCGGAACTGTTCGACGTCTTCAAGGCCGCCTAGGAGGGACATCACATGATCCGCAAAACAATTCTCATGTCAGTGCTCGCCGCCGGTCTTGTTGCCGCAACACCGGCGGCTGCCCATAAAGTCATCGCCTCTGCCTATGCAGAGGGTCAAAAGATTGAAGGCGAAATCGGTTTCTCCAACGGCGACATGGCAGCCGGTGCCTTGGTCGAGGTCTTCGACGACAGCGACCGGAAGCTTGGGGAAACCAGGACGGATGCTGACGGTATCTTCGATTTTACCCCCAAAGAGAAGGTGGTCCATATCTTCAAGGCCAATCTGGGTGCCGGGCATGTTGCGCAATACCGTATGGAGATCGCCGACCTGCCGGAAGACCTGGCCGGTGGTCCCTCCATCGTGTCTGCGGTCCAGGCGGCAGAGGTAGAATCGCCGGAGCAGGCCCCGACAACCGGTAACCTGAAAGATTTCAAACGCCTCGTCGAGGATGCGGTGCGCCGGGAAGTAAAACCGCTGCGCCGGGAAATCGCCGCCTATAAGGAGAAAAACGATATGCAGTCGATCCTGGGCGGTATCGGCTATATCGTCGGGATTTTCGGATTTGGTTTTTATATCGCCGCACGGCGGCAGGCAAAGAAAGCAAATACGTGAACCATATCCTGAGCGCGGAGGAAAAGGCACGGATCGGCAACAGCCCCAAACCCATTACCGGGGGCCAGTCTGCAATTCACGACCTGGACCCGAGGGCCCGGATCATTGCAGCCTGCCTGTTCGCTGTTGCCGTGGTTTCCCTGCAAAGCTTCCCCGCGCTCATTCTCGCCCTCCTTGCCTCATTACTTACCATGGGGACAGCCCGGATGCCTGTCGGGCGCACGCTGAGGCGCATGTTGATGATGGACGGTTTCATCATCTTCATGCTGGTCCTGCTTCCCTTTACGACGCCTGGCGAAATAGCCTTCACCCTGGCAGGCTTCCCGGCCTCCTGGGAAGGTATTCTGCGGGCCTGTGAAATCGGCCTGAAAGCCAACGCGGTGATCCTGGCCCTGATGACGCTGGTCGGGACGATGGAATCCGTGGCGCTCGGCCACGCGCTCAGCCACCTGCGCGTGCCGGACACCCTGGTCCACCTGATGTTGTTCACCGTGCGCTATATCGAGGTCCTGAACGACGAATACCGGCGTCTGCGCGTTGCCATGAAGGCCCGCAACTTCCGGCCGGGAAACAATCGGCATACCTATCGTTCCATCGGGTATCTGCTGGGCATGCTGCTGGTTCGCGCGCTGGAACGTTCTGAACGCATCCTCCAGGCCATGAAATGCCGGGGGTTCAATGGCCGCCTGCACCTTCTGGACGACATG
The Aestuariispira ectoiniformans genome window above contains:
- the atpA gene encoding F0F1 ATP synthase subunit alpha, whose protein sequence is MELRAAEISAILKDQIANFGTEADVAEVGQVISVGDGVARVHGLDNVQAGEMVEFPGGIKGMALNLESDNVGIVIFGDDRAIKEGYTVKRTGAIVDVPVGKGLLGRVVDGLGNPIDGKGPIESDERRLVEIKAPGIIPRKSVHEPVQTGIKALDSLVPVGRGQRELIIGDRQTGKTAVAIDAILNQKQVNAGNDEGKKLYCIYVVVGQKRSTVAQVVKVLEEAGAMEYSIVVAATASDPAPLQYLAPYAGCAMGEYFRDNGMHGLIIYDDLSKQATAYRQMSLLLRRPPGREAYPGDVFYIHSRLLERAAKLNDDNGAGSLTALPIIETQGNDVSAFIPTNVISITDGQIFLETDLFYKGIRPAINVGLSVSRVGSAAQTKAMKKVAGTIKLELAQYREMEAFAQFASDLDASTQKLLARGARLTELLKQRQYSPLSVAEQVVSIYAGTKGYLDSLELKDVRRFEEKLLEHARAENKDLLDELNATGAWNDEIEGKVKALLDGFARTFA
- a CDS encoding F0F1 ATP synthase subunit delta; this translates as MAASGGVKEIADRYATALFDLASEQKQLDTVADDLHQVETMLDESEDFRRLVRSPVISREEQGKAVAALLEKAGANDLTKNFVGYVAANRRLFALRAMIKAYLAMLASSRGEVTADVTSAKSLTKTRIAAIEKALKQAVGKKVAVNHSVNPDLIGGLVVKIGSQMVDSSVSTQLQKLKLAMKGA
- a CDS encoding c-type cytochrome — encoded protein: MLRYVKCVGLAAVLCTGLATPLFAQDAATGVVKDRQEAMKQIGAAMKVLVKTVKGEDETDATALKAAALSISDHAGDKFTALFPEGSLGHPSEAKAEIWQDWPRFETLSGDLLANAIDLAKNIEETGQLNKAAFMKVAGTCRDCHQTFREKD
- a CDS encoding primosomal protein N'; the protein is MKSHASSSTDLFANDSRRVKVLLPLPLAGAYDYRVPEGMDVAAGDFVTVPFGPRRMVGVVWSESGDSDLDESKVKEIESVFRMPPLPEANRKFVDWVSAYCLAPQGSVLRMGMSVSSVFEPVKPRIVYMLADNPPEIRMTAARSRVLALLQDGPARTAADLAQEAGVSSGVVKGLADGGVLQAVAIDPGSNWPQPDADCQGPALSALQQEASGQLVAKVRDKSFSVTLLDGVTGSGKTEVYYEAIAECLRQGRQALVMLPEIALSAQWLSRFEDRFGAAPAEWHSDLTGAKRRDTWKAVAQGKVKVLVGARSALHLPFPDLGLIVVDEEHDSSFKQEDGVIYHARDMSVVRGQGASCPVILASATPSLETVVNVQQGRYERLHLPERHGVAELPEIKLVDTLKDSPGRQRWISPPLVTALEETLARGEQAMLFLNRRGYAPLTLCDSCGHRMACPNCTSWLVEHRFSKRLECHHCGHVERKPDACPECGAEDSFRACGPGVERLAEEVSEILPDARLEMVTSDTLYGPAAAAAFVERVTSNETNLIIGTQIVAKGYHFPDLTLVGVIDADIGLAGGDLRASERTYQLLHQVAGRAGRHGKPGHVLIQTTNVENPVMQALAEGDRDGFLAAEAEMREMATMPPFGRLAGVIVSGLDERNVDDVTNMLARTAPYGEGILTLGPAPAPMALLRGRHRRRLLLKVDKGISIQKVLRAWLEPLKIPSNVRVQVDVDPYSFL
- the fsa gene encoding fructose-6-phosphate aldolase; the protein is MKFFIDTADIDEIKDLAATGLVDGVTTNPSLVAQSGRDFFEVIKEIAGVVDGPVSAETVATDHETMLKEGLKLAKLADNITVKVPLTVDGLKTCKALSDDGIKVNVTLCFSAGQALLAAKAGAAFISPFVGRLDDIGFDGLDLIAEICTIYGNYDFDTEVLVASVRGPLHVIDAAKMGADVATVPPKVLRQLYNHPLTDKGLDAFLKDWAATGQTIL
- a CDS encoding DUF484 family protein, with protein sequence MNQGNAEQGFPEDLTDAQVKAYLRAHPDFLVRHADLFRTLTPPARELGDGITDLQQAMIDYLREQVSKTEDLAQLLIDNSRDNLTSQTQIHECVLGLLAAASFEELIETVTTDLAVYLNLDVAALCIEAEDGLGLEIDGLRSVSPGTVDALVPEEHPVDLRGEINGSPEIFGGAAPLIESQALVRLNIAPNTPAALLAFGSRDPQRFNATQATELLQFLGHALAELIRIWLALPTGDDEEE
- a CDS encoding VOC family protein; this translates as MTDYGPDRLTAPLTQGVDHVGLTVRDLNQSVDFFVNCLGWEMIGEKPDYPAVFVSDGHIKITLWQVRDADDCVYFDRRNNIGLHHLALKVDSLATLQRLHERIAGWVGAMIEFSPEPSGGSQKIHMMITEPGGNRIEFVWAPR
- a CDS encoding DUF4198 domain-containing protein, translated to MFHKAVIAGLTMAAALIATPASAHFQLIYTPEVNLARPGTVPFKLIFWHPFENGHAMDMGQPEEFFYVHKGKKTDLLDSLKPITFKGAENEAAAYEADVKIKRSGDYILVVKPAPYLEQSEDIFIQQITKSFVNKGGLPTDWMEPVGLPTEIVPMNKPTNILAGSTFSGRVLANGAPVAGAEIEIEYMAAEPVMTENKAGLPKAVPMPGGAVVAITDANGYFTFGIPKAGFWGFAALGSGPEKEHEGKKMSQDAVLWVRAYDIQ
- the cbiM gene encoding cobalt transporter CbiM, with protein sequence MHIVDGALTTEVVVTGGVLAAGGIAIGLKKLSMEQIPTAGVLSATFFVASLVHVPIGPSSVHLIMNGLAGIVLGWAAFPALFVGLLLQAVFFGFGGLTVLGINTINIALPAVICGYLCRRGVMADNPRTAAIWGGVAGALAIALTTVFVALSLAASGDEFLLPAKTVFFAHIPIMAIEAFLSAAAVFLIRRVKPELFDVFKAA
- a CDS encoding cobalt ABC transporter permease — its product is MIRKTILMSVLAAGLVAATPAAAHKVIASAYAEGQKIEGEIGFSNGDMAAGALVEVFDDSDRKLGETRTDADGIFDFTPKEKVVHIFKANLGAGHVAQYRMEIADLPEDLAGGPSIVSAVQAAEVESPEQAPTTGNLKDFKRLVEDAVRREVKPLRREIAAYKEKNDMQSILGGIGYIVGIFGFGFYIAARRQAKKANT
- the cbiQ gene encoding cobalt ECF transporter T component CbiQ; the protein is MNHILSAEEKARIGNSPKPITGGQSAIHDLDPRARIIAACLFAVAVVSLQSFPALILALLASLLTMGTARMPVGRTLRRMLMMDGFIIFMLVLLPFTTPGEIAFTLAGFPASWEGILRACEIGLKANAVILALMTLVGTMESVALGHALSHLRVPDTLVHLMLFTVRYIEVLNDEYRRLRVAMKARNFRPGNNRHTYRSIGYLLGMLLVRALERSERILQAMKCRGFNGRLHLLDDMQYRRDDLVFALIVGALLVALFFVEFSNGTLL